In Musa acuminata AAA Group cultivar baxijiao chromosome BXJ2-10, Cavendish_Baxijiao_AAA, whole genome shotgun sequence, a genomic segment contains:
- the LOC103969078 gene encoding serine/threonine-protein kinase BLUS1-like isoform X1, which produces MERRKYPIRVEDYQLFEAVGQGVSAQVYRALCVPFDEIVAAKILDFERNNSDLNNITREAQTMILIDHPNVLRAHCSFVNDHNLWVVMPFMAGGSCLHIMKSVYPNGFEEVVIATILREVLKGLEYLHRHGHIHRDVKAGNILVDSRGGVKLGDFGVSACLFDSGDRQRTRNTFVGTPCWMAPEVMEQLHGYDFKADIWSFGITALELAHGHAPFSKYPPLKVLLMTLQNAPPSLDYDRDKKFSRAFKHMIATCLVKDPSKRPSAQKLLKQPFFKQARSQDYIVRKILEGLPTLGDRHQALKEKEEDLLAQKKMPYGKKEEISQNEYKRGISGWNFDTEDLKAQASLIPDNEDNKDSNGFQNSLFEIDALQERVPEVMTVSSSLSLKEDDEFENAPPHNKSNLSSPDKTATYQRTKSDGSDNDLKFAGTSEQNAQNGSHFHHSEMGNGFSGNCGSDIDENHLENALHGCHDRKPSTSSCSSEVLPVAKAESFKPQNQLQSIGNCNGGLTPLVIDTTKSSASFIDDLDDKSKPPLVQQKGRFKVTSENVDLDRAPTPTPLGIQKSYSMQLIEVELCRCFLNFLHHPYNYQLMLHQILVVLCCHSCIISCRQTLFKGLMRQVTTGDSSPFFGASSNRLAEGVSLCGHSMISEKSLLEAAHDREKELMQEIAELQWRLACMQDELQKHKSRNSQV; this is translated from the exons aatAACATCACCAGGGAGGCACAGACTATGATCTTGATAGACCATCCCAATGTTCTCCGGGCACATTGTTCTTTCGTAAATGATCACAACTTGTGGGTCGTTATGCCTTTCATGGCTGGTGGCTCTTGTCTTCATATAATGAAGTCTGTCTATCCCAATGGATTTGAGGAAGTTGTAATTGCAACCATATTACGTGAAGTACTGAAAGGCTTGGAATATCTTCATCGTCATGGGCATATACACCGTGATGTGAAG GCTGGAAACATTTTGGTTGATTCACGAGGTGGTGTTAAACTAGGAGATTTTGGGGTTTCTGCTTGCCTCTTTGATTCAGGTGATCGACAGCGCACAAGGAATACATTCGTGGGAACACCCTGCTG GATGGCTCCTGAGGTGATGGAGCAGCTACATGGTTATGATTTCAA AGCTGACATATGGTCATTTGGAATTACTGCTTTGGAGCTAGCTCATGGTCATGCTCCATTCTCAAAATACCCTCCATTGAAG GTTTTGCTCATGACTTTGCAAAATGCTCCTCCAAGCCTTGACTATGACAGAGACAAGAAATTCTCTAGG GCTTTCAAACATATGATTGCTACATGCTTGGTAAAAGATCCTTCAAAAAGGCCTTCTGCACAAAAGCTATTAAAGCAACCTTTCTTCAAGCAAGCTAGGTCCCAGGATTACATTGTGCGGAAGATCTTAGAGGGTTTGCCTACTCTTGGTGATCGCCATCAAGCTTTGAAG gaaaaggaagaagacttGCTTGCACAAAAGAAAATGCCTTACGGCAAAAAAGAGGAGATATCACAG AATGAGTacaaaagaggaatcagtggTTGGAATTTTGATACTGAGGATTTGAAGGCTCAGGCTTCCTTG ATTCCAGATAACGAGGACAACAAAGATTCAAATGGATTCCAAAACTCTTTGTTTGAGATTGATGCATTGCAAGAAAGAGTGCCAGAAGTCATGACCGTATCTTCTAGTCTTTCATTGAAGGAGGATGATGAATTT GAAAATGCACCACCGcataataaatcaaatctctcATCACCTGATAAAACTGCAACTTATCAGAG AACCAAGTCTGATGGCTCTGATAATGATCTTAAATTTGCTGGGACAAGTGAACAGAATGCTCAGAATGGCTCACATTTCCACCACAGTGAGATGGGAAATGGTTTTAGTGGAAACTGTGGATCAGatatcgatgaaaatcatttagaAAATGCACTACATGGTTGTCACGATCGAAAGCCTTCTACAAGTTCATGCTCGTCAGAAGTTCTTCCCGTGGCAAAAGCAGAAAG TTTCAAGCCCCAAAATCAGCTGCAAAGCATAGGAAACTGCAATGGAGGGTTAACACCGCTAGTAATTGACACAACAAAATCATCAG CATCATTTATCGATGATCTTGATGATAAATCGAAGCCTCCGCTTGTGCAGCAAAAGGGTCGTTTTAAAGTGACATCTGAGAATGTTGATTTGGATAGA GCTCCTACTCCTACTCCTCTTGGCATTCAAAAAAGTTACAGTATGCAG CTAATAGAAGTTGAGTTATGTAGATGTTTTCTCAACTTCCTTCACCATCCGTACAATTACCAGCTGATGCTACATCAAATCTTGGTTGTTCTATGCTGCCACAGCTGCATTATATCTTGCAGGCAAACATTGTTCAAAGG TTTGATGAGACAAGTGACCACTGGTGACTCATCACCATTTTTTGGTGCTTCATCCAATCGTTTGGctgaaggagtatccttatgtggGCATTCTATGATAAGTGAGAAGTCGTTG CTAGAAGCAGCTCATGATAGGGAGAAGGAGTTGATGCAGGAGATAGCTGAGTTGCAGTGGCG GCTAGCGTGCATGCAGGATGAGCTACAAAAACATAAATCAAGGAACTCTCAG GTTTGA
- the LOC103969078 gene encoding serine/threonine-protein kinase BLUS1-like isoform X2: MERRKYPIRVEDYQLFEAVGQGVSAQVYRALCVPFDEIVAAKILDFERNNSDLNNITREAQTMILIDHPNVLRAHCSFVNDHNLWVVMPFMAGGSCLHIMKSVYPNGFEEVVIATILREVLKGLEYLHRHGHIHRDVKAGNILVDSRGGVKLGDFGVSACLFDSGDRQRTRNTFVGTPCWMAPEVMEQLHGYDFKADIWSFGITALELAHGHAPFSKYPPLKVLLMTLQNAPPSLDYDRDKKFSRAFKHMIATCLVKDPSKRPSAQKLLKQPFFKQARSQDYIVRKILEGLPTLGDRHQALKEKEEDLLAQKKMPYGKKEEISQNEYKRGISGWNFDTEDLKAQASLIPDNEDNKDSNGFQNSLFEIDALQERVPEVMTVSSSLSLKEDDEFENAPPHNKSNLSSPDKTATYQRTKSDGSDNDLKFAGTSEQNAQNGSHFHHSEMGNGFSGNCGSDIDENHLENALHGCHDRKPSTSSCSSEVLPVAKAESFKPQNQLQSIGNCNGGLTPLVIDTTKSSASFIDDLDDKSKPPLVQQKGRFKVTSENVDLDRAPTPTPLGIQKSYSMQMFSQLPSPSVQLPADATSNLGCSMLPQLHYILQANIVQRDNILSLMRQVTTGDSSPFFGASSNRLAEGVSLCGHSMISEKSLLEAAHDREKELMQEIAELQWRLACMQDELQKHKSRNSQV, from the exons aatAACATCACCAGGGAGGCACAGACTATGATCTTGATAGACCATCCCAATGTTCTCCGGGCACATTGTTCTTTCGTAAATGATCACAACTTGTGGGTCGTTATGCCTTTCATGGCTGGTGGCTCTTGTCTTCATATAATGAAGTCTGTCTATCCCAATGGATTTGAGGAAGTTGTAATTGCAACCATATTACGTGAAGTACTGAAAGGCTTGGAATATCTTCATCGTCATGGGCATATACACCGTGATGTGAAG GCTGGAAACATTTTGGTTGATTCACGAGGTGGTGTTAAACTAGGAGATTTTGGGGTTTCTGCTTGCCTCTTTGATTCAGGTGATCGACAGCGCACAAGGAATACATTCGTGGGAACACCCTGCTG GATGGCTCCTGAGGTGATGGAGCAGCTACATGGTTATGATTTCAA AGCTGACATATGGTCATTTGGAATTACTGCTTTGGAGCTAGCTCATGGTCATGCTCCATTCTCAAAATACCCTCCATTGAAG GTTTTGCTCATGACTTTGCAAAATGCTCCTCCAAGCCTTGACTATGACAGAGACAAGAAATTCTCTAGG GCTTTCAAACATATGATTGCTACATGCTTGGTAAAAGATCCTTCAAAAAGGCCTTCTGCACAAAAGCTATTAAAGCAACCTTTCTTCAAGCAAGCTAGGTCCCAGGATTACATTGTGCGGAAGATCTTAGAGGGTTTGCCTACTCTTGGTGATCGCCATCAAGCTTTGAAG gaaaaggaagaagacttGCTTGCACAAAAGAAAATGCCTTACGGCAAAAAAGAGGAGATATCACAG AATGAGTacaaaagaggaatcagtggTTGGAATTTTGATACTGAGGATTTGAAGGCTCAGGCTTCCTTG ATTCCAGATAACGAGGACAACAAAGATTCAAATGGATTCCAAAACTCTTTGTTTGAGATTGATGCATTGCAAGAAAGAGTGCCAGAAGTCATGACCGTATCTTCTAGTCTTTCATTGAAGGAGGATGATGAATTT GAAAATGCACCACCGcataataaatcaaatctctcATCACCTGATAAAACTGCAACTTATCAGAG AACCAAGTCTGATGGCTCTGATAATGATCTTAAATTTGCTGGGACAAGTGAACAGAATGCTCAGAATGGCTCACATTTCCACCACAGTGAGATGGGAAATGGTTTTAGTGGAAACTGTGGATCAGatatcgatgaaaatcatttagaAAATGCACTACATGGTTGTCACGATCGAAAGCCTTCTACAAGTTCATGCTCGTCAGAAGTTCTTCCCGTGGCAAAAGCAGAAAG TTTCAAGCCCCAAAATCAGCTGCAAAGCATAGGAAACTGCAATGGAGGGTTAACACCGCTAGTAATTGACACAACAAAATCATCAG CATCATTTATCGATGATCTTGATGATAAATCGAAGCCTCCGCTTGTGCAGCAAAAGGGTCGTTTTAAAGTGACATCTGAGAATGTTGATTTGGATAGA GCTCCTACTCCTACTCCTCTTGGCATTCAAAAAAGTTACAGTATGCAG ATGTTTTCTCAACTTCCTTCACCATCCGTACAATTACCAGCTGATGCTACATCAAATCTTGGTTGTTCTATGCTGCCACAGCTGCATTATATCTTGCAGGCAAACATTGTTCAAAGG GATAATATCCTTAGTTTGATGAGACAAGTGACCACTGGTGACTCATCACCATTTTTTGGTGCTTCATCCAATCGTTTGGctgaaggagtatccttatgtggGCATTCTATGATAAGTGAGAAGTCGTTG CTAGAAGCAGCTCATGATAGGGAGAAGGAGTTGATGCAGGAGATAGCTGAGTTGCAGTGGCG GCTAGCGTGCATGCAGGATGAGCTACAAAAACATAAATCAAGGAACTCTCAG GTTTGA